From Fusobacterium varium:
AAACCCCCACTTAAAAAACTTTATAGAATTTGATGAAGAAGATGGAGAAAAGTATGCTGAATTTTCTGCAATGGGAGAATTTTATATGAAAAGAATGACATCAACAAATAATCTTCCTTTAAGCACAAGCAAACATTCACCAGCAGATAAAGAAATGGAAGGAAGTATACAAGTAACAGATGAATTGGAAAATATAGTTAATTCATTAAAATGTTCTCCATATGTAGAAAAATTAAAAGTTGTATACTATAATCCTGATAGAAATATAGCCTTTTCTAAATTTTCGCTAGCACAAAATTACCATGAACAGATGATTGTAAGTTTAGAGTATAAATGCAGAAAAGGAGTAGCAGGAATAGATTTATATACAGTAGGAGGTACAGAAAAAGTAATGAAGTCATTACTTGCTTATTTTAATGAGAACTTTTTAGACTAAATATTATTAATATATTGTTTATATAAAGGCTGACATAGTTCAGCCTTTTTATAATTTATAAAATGTAGTATAATAAACAGAAGGACGTTTTGAAAATAATTAATATTCAATTAAATTCAAAAGAAAAATATGGTATTATTTACATAGAAATTTAAAAGAGGTGGACATGATGATTGTCGGTCTGACAGGTGGGATAGCAAGTGGAAAATCCACAGTAAGTAATTTTTTTAAAAAATTAGGTTTGGAAGTATTAGATGCTGATGGAATAGTAAAAGAGGTAAGTCAAAAGGAAGATACTATAAAAAAAATAGTAAAAGTTTTTGGAAAAAATATTCTTGATGGTAATGGAAAAATAATAAGAGAAAAATTAAGAAAAGAGGCTTTTGAAAATAGGGAATTATTAAATAAATTAAATGAGATAATACATCCACAAGTAATAGAGATATTTGTGAAAAAGAAAAAAGAAACATCAGAAGACTCTATTGTTATTTTTGATATTCCACTTTTATATGAAGCTAAAATGGAAAATTTATGTGATAAGATAATTGTGGTATATATTAAAAGAGAGCAGCAAATAAAAAGAGTAATAGAAAGAGATAAAAATACTAGAGAATTGGCAGAAAAAATAATAGATGCCCAAATGTCTTTAGAGGAAAAATCAAAAAGAGCAGATATTGTAATAAATAATAATAGTACATTGGAAGATTTAAAAAATCAGGTAAATATGATATACTGTAATCTGCAAAAAATAAAAAATGTGAGGTAAGTTATGAAAATAGTAGCTCCAGCAGGAAATATGGAGAGGTTTTATGCTGCTGTAAAAGCAGGAGCCCAAGAAATATATATGGGATTAAAGGGATTTGGAGCAAGAAGAAATGCTGAAAATTTTACATTAGAAGAATACAAGGAAGCTCTCGATTATGCTCATAAAAGAGGAGTAAGAATATTTCTTACACTTAATACAATAATGATGGAAAAGGAAATGGATTTTCTTTATGAGAATTTGAAAGTGTTGTATGAACATGGTCTTGACGCTGTTATTGTTCAGGATTTAGGCTATTTTAGATATATGAAAGAAAATTTTCCAGATATGGAATATCATGGAAGTACTCAGATGACAGTAGGGAATCATGTAGAAGCTGAATATTTGAGAAAAATAGGATTTAAAAGAGTAGTTCTTCCTAGGGAAATGACATTTGAAGAGATAAAAAAAATTAGAGAAAATACAAGCATAGAATTGGAAATATTTGTATCAGGGGCATTGTGTATATGTTATTCTGGAAACTGCTACATGAGTAGTTTTATAGGGAGCAGAAGTGGTAATAGGGGCATGTGTGCACAGCCTTGCAGAAAAGAATACGTTGACAGTAAGGGAAATAAAGGATATTTTTTAAGTCCTAAAGATCAGTTATTAGAATATGATGAAATTCAAAAGTTAAAAGATATAGGAATAGAAAGTATAAAAATAGAAGGAAGAATGAAAGATCCTAATTATGTATTTGAAACTGTTGAATATTATTATCAAATGATAAATGAAAAAAAAGTAAAAGAAAGAGTATCTGAGATATTTAATAGAGGTTATGGTAAAGGATACTTTAATGGAGCTGATTCATCTCTTATTAATAAAAATTATTCATATAATTTAGGTAAAGAAATAGGGTTAATATTTGGAAGAGAATTAAAACTTAAAGATAGAGTTGTGCTAGGAGATGGAATAATATATCTATCTAAGGATTTTGAAAAACTTGGTGGGGGATATTTGAATAAAATAGAGGTAAAAGGTTCAAAAGAAGTTAGAAAAACAGCTGAATCTGGAGAAACTATTCTTTTAAAAGATGTTCCAAGGGGAAGTAAATATATATTCAGAAGTTTTGCTAAAGAAATAAATGATGATGTTGAAACTAAATTGAAAAAATATGACCAAAAACTCAATATAACAGGAGAATTTTTTGGAAATTTAGGAGAACCTCCCATATTAATACTCGAAGCTGTAAATAGTTATGGGAAAAAAATAAAAGTGGAAAAATTTGGAGAAAATAAAATTGAGGCAGCAGCTAAAAGAGCAGCAACAGCAGAGGAAATAATAGAAAAATTAAAAGAAACTGGTGATAGCACATTTAATATAACTAATATTATTTGTCATATATCAGATGGAATATTTCTTCCTGTATCTGTAATAAAATCTTTAAGAAGAGCGGCGTCAATGGAATTAGAAGAACTTATTACAGAGAGTTATAGAAGAAAAGCAGGAATTAAATATCAACTTCCTTATGAAGAAGATATAGAAAGAGAAATTATTTTATCTGCGATAGTATCAAATACTGCACAAGAAAAAGCAGTAAAAGAATATGGAATAGAGAAAATATATAAAAGAGGATATGATATAGCTAGAGAAGAAATACTAAATGAGCAGAATTTGAATAGTAAACTTGCTGCAAACCTTTATCAGCTTATTGAAAATAAAAATAATAATGTAACTGTGAATTGGAATTTGAATATATCTAATAGATATACTATTGAAGAATTAGCTAAATTAGGAAAAGCTGAAACTGTAATACTTTCTCCAGAAATAAGTTTTGAAAAAATAAAGGAAATAGGAAAAACAAGTTTAAGAAAAGCTATATTAGGATATTCAAAATTAAAGGGAATGTATGTTGAAATCGCACTTTTTGATAAAAATAGAGAAATAATAGAAAACAGTGAAGGAGATAGATTTACTGTTGTACAGAATAGTATAGGAAATAGTGAAATATTCTTTGAAAGACCTTTAAATATTTTGAATGATATGAGTAAAATGAAAAAACTGTGTATAGATGAAATAGTTATAGAATTTACTATTGAAACACCAGAAGAAGTTAGAGAAGTTCTTAATAACATAAAAACAAGAACAGG
This genomic window contains:
- a CDS encoding putative protease, whose translation is MKIVAPAGNMERFYAAVKAGAQEIYMGLKGFGARRNAENFTLEEYKEALDYAHKRGVRIFLTLNTIMMEKEMDFLYENLKVLYEHGLDAVIVQDLGYFRYMKENFPDMEYHGSTQMTVGNHVEAEYLRKIGFKRVVLPREMTFEEIKKIRENTSIELEIFVSGALCICYSGNCYMSSFIGSRSGNRGMCAQPCRKEYVDSKGNKGYFLSPKDQLLEYDEIQKLKDIGIESIKIEGRMKDPNYVFETVEYYYQMINEKKVKERVSEIFNRGYGKGYFNGADSSLINKNYSYNLGKEIGLIFGRELKLKDRVVLGDGIIYLSKDFEKLGGGYLNKIEVKGSKEVRKTAESGETILLKDVPRGSKYIFRSFAKEINDDVETKLKKYDQKLNITGEFFGNLGEPPILILEAVNSYGKKIKVEKFGENKIEAAAKRAATAEEIIEKLKETGDSTFNITNIICHISDGIFLPVSVIKSLRRAASMELEELITESYRRKAGIKYQLPYEEDIEREIILSAIVSNTAQEKAVKEYGIEKIYKRGYDIAREEILNEQNLNSKLAANLYQLIENKNNNVTVNWNLNISNRYTIEELAKLGKAETVILSPEISFEKIKEIGKTSLRKAILGYSKLKGMYVEIALFDKNREIIENSEGDRFTVVQNSIGNSEIFFERPLNILNDMSKMKKLCIDEIVIEFTIETPEEVREVLNNIKTRTGIYRAFNYERGVY
- the coaE gene encoding dephospho-CoA kinase, which encodes MIVGLTGGIASGKSTVSNFFKKLGLEVLDADGIVKEVSQKEDTIKKIVKVFGKNILDGNGKIIREKLRKEAFENRELLNKLNEIIHPQVIEIFVKKKKETSEDSIVIFDIPLLYEAKMENLCDKIIVVYIKREQQIKRVIERDKNTRELAEKIIDAQMSLEEKSKRADIVINNNSTLEDLKNQVNMIYCNLQKIKNVR